The Fulvivirga ligni genome window below encodes:
- a CDS encoding glycosyltransferase family 2 protein, with the protein MKAKPLVRVVIPAFNEENGVGEVIKEIPMDEVEEVIVVNNASTDATAKVARAAGATVLKESEKGYGRACLKGIEYVKQKNDTDILVFIDADHSDYPEELKMLIEPIIEGNADLVIGSRALGSKEKGSMTPQQVFGNWLATRLLKLFYGVRFTDLGPFRAIKFQKLLELQMEDKTYGWTVEMQLKAAKKKIKCVEVPVNYRRRIGFSKISGTVKGTIMAGYKIIWTIFKYL; encoded by the coding sequence ATGAAAGCGAAGCCGTTAGTCAGAGTTGTAATTCCTGCCTTTAATGAGGAGAATGGAGTAGGAGAAGTAATCAAGGAGATTCCGATGGATGAGGTGGAGGAGGTCATTGTTGTTAATAATGCTTCTACTGATGCTACCGCTAAAGTGGCCAGAGCGGCTGGTGCTACAGTGCTTAAGGAAAGTGAAAAAGGATATGGCCGAGCCTGTTTGAAGGGCATAGAATATGTGAAGCAAAAGAATGATACTGATATCCTGGTTTTTATAGATGCGGATCATTCGGATTACCCTGAGGAACTGAAAATGTTGATCGAGCCCATCATAGAAGGTAATGCAGATTTGGTTATTGGTTCCCGGGCATTAGGAAGTAAGGAAAAAGGATCTATGACGCCGCAGCAGGTCTTTGGTAATTGGCTGGCTACCAGATTGCTGAAACTCTTTTACGGTGTAAGATTTACTGATCTTGGGCCATTTAGAGCAATCAAGTTTCAAAAGCTTTTGGAGTTGCAAATGGAAGATAAAACCTACGGGTGGACAGTAGAAATGCAGCTCAAGGCGGCTAAGAAAAAAATTAAATGTGTAGAAGTGCCTGTGAACTATAGAAGACGAATCGGGTTTTCTAAAATATCGGGAACTGTAAAAGGAACAATTATGGCTGGCTACAAAATCATATGGACTATTTTTAAGTATTTATGA